A single window of Electrophorus electricus isolate fEleEle1 chromosome 16, fEleEle1.pri, whole genome shotgun sequence DNA harbors:
- the lrrc58a gene encoding leucine-rich repeat-containing protein 58a, giving the protein MEVLHTNNEGNQVLNLSRLHLFELNLDQIEDGQRNRVQRLYLTYNSIAFFPSSVCLLPNLEYLDISNNAISVLSDDITRLTNLKTFVAKNNNLDETSFPKFFGSMQNLQTLNFSGNRFREIPVQFLKLSRLQSLSLGGNRLKGIPAEIEHLTRLEMLYLGGNMISSIPPELANLGQLRCLVLCDNCIQSVPPQLSRLHSLLSLSLHNNLLKFLPREILSLVHLQELSLRGNPLVVRFVKDMTYNPPSLLELAGRTIKSRNVLYLPSDLPASLSHYLDTASKCPNPKCAGVYFDSCVRHIKFVDFCGKFRLPLMDYLCSPECTSPCGCNPQSHGESEGEGDVPATRLQRVLLGSPLSCNRFGEAGLGLLT; this is encoded by the exons ATGGAGGTTCTCCACACAAATAACGAGGGAAACCAGGTTTTAAACCTGTCGCGTCTACATTTATTCGAGCTGAACCTGGACCAGATTGAAGACGGCCAAAGGAATCGGGTTCAGCGGCTTTACCTCACTTACAACAGCATCGCATTTTTCCCgagctctgtctgtctgcttcccAACTTGGAATATCTGGATATAAGCAACAACGCGATTTCAGTCCTGTCGGATGACATAACACGATTGACAAACCTAAAAACATTCGTTGCGAAAAATAACAACTTGGATGAAACGTCGTTTCCCAAATTTTTCGGGTCCATGCAAAACCTCCAGACGCTAAACTTCAGTGGGAACCGCTTTAGAGAGATTCCAGTGCAGTTTCTGAAACTTAGCCGCCTACAGTCCCTGTCTCTGGGTGGAAACCGATTAAAAGGCATCCCCGCAGAAATAGAGCACCTGACAAG GCTGGAGATGCTGTATCTGGGCGGGAACATGATCTCCTCCATCCCGCCCGAGCTGGCCAACCTGGGGCAACTGAGGTGTCTGGTGCTGTGCGACAACTGCATCCAGAGCGTCCCACCTCAGCTCAGCAG GCTGCATTCCTTGCTGTCTCTCAGTCTCCATAACAACCTCCTGAAATTCCTCCCTCGGGAAATCCTCAGCCTGGTACATCTGCAGGAGCTCAGCCTCCGGGGCAACCCGCTGGTAGTGCGCTTTGTCAAGGACATGACCTACAATCCGCCGTCCCTGCTTGAGCTGGCCGGACGAACCATCAAGTCCCGGAACGTTCTGTACCTGCCGAGTGACCTTCCGGCCAGCCTGTCCCACTACCTGGACACGGCCAGCAAGTGCCCCAATCCCAAATGTGCAG GTGTGTACTTCGACTCGTGCGTGCGCCACATCAAGTTCGTGGATTTCTGTGGCAAGTTCCGGCTGCCCCTCATGGACTACCTCTGTTCCCCAGAATGCACCTCTCCCTGCGGCTGCAACCCACAGAGCCACGGCGAGTCGGAGGGCGAGGGCGACGTGCCCGCAACCAGGCTGCAGAGGGTGCTGCTGGGATCGCCCCTGTCTTGTAATCGTTTTGGGGAAGCTGGTCTGGGACTACTGACATGA
- the stn1 gene encoding CST complex subunit STN1 isoform X2: protein MSDKGDAEEEPPHLLWGLDPVFKAFARLYVKDILQMRQSRQVPGIYFYKTHPVFQVDVLGTVVYRREREDFCCYGVDDSTGVINCLCWKDEKWRDFGDSVKGRGGGVFDAEEQLRKLREAQRSRMELDIGDVLRVRGTVKTSRQQREIMASCFYKVSDPVMAVQISRMLEMPSLYRDCYDRPFSVPPHQAGTAAAAEPGGLSDFQLLLGRAGRILKEFLREKEVARFRPYDVEYLLHPLLPRPAATPSVGQVWNLLKDSLKILQDEGEIFRKVLSPDEVYNVTEQDKDLLAAIMDVLREDSKREKYTEKGCHVLHVLSSVRQRYSRNLSREALQVALRLLECNSDIISTTDSHYTVL, encoded by the exons ATGTCTGATAAAGGTGATGCTGAAGAAGAACCTCCCCACCTGCTCTGGGGGCTGGACCCCGTCTTTAAAGCCTTTGCCAGGCTTTATGTTAAGGACATACTACAGATGAGACAGTCACGACAAGTTCCAg GGATCTATTTCTATAAGACCCATCCAGTGTTCCAGGTGGATGTGCTAGGTACTGTTGTATACAGACGGGAGAGAGAAGACTTCTGCTGCTATGGAG TGGATGACAGTACTGGAGTCATCAACTGCTTGTGCTGGAAAGATGAAAAGTGGAGAGATTTTGGAGACTCAGTTAAGG GACGAGGAGGCGGAGTCTTTGACGCAGAGGAGCAGCTGAGGAAGCTGCGGGAGGCCCAGAGGAGCAGGATGGAACTGGACATTGGAGACGTGCTCCGAGTGCGTGGCACCGTCAAAACCTCCCGCCAGCAGAGGGAGATCATGGCCTCCTGCTTTT ATAAAGTGAGCGACCCGGTGATGGCTGTCCAGATTTCGCGCATGCTGGAGATGCCCAGCCTCTACAGGGACTGCTATGACAGGCCTTTCTCGGTTCCTCCCCATCAGGCCGGCACCGCCGCTGCTGCTGA GCCTGGTGGGCTCTCTGACTTCCAGTTGCTGCTGGGCCGGGCGGGTCGCATCCTGAAGGAGTTCCTGCGAGAGAAGGAGGTGGCCAGATTTCGGCCCTACGACGTGGAGTACCTCCTCCACCCCTTGCTCCCGCGGCCTGCTGCGACCCCGTCAGTGGGCCAG GTCTGGAACCTTCTCAAAGATTCGCTGAAGATTCTCCAGGACGAAGGGGAGATATTCCGTAAAGTGCTGTCCCCAGATGAGGTTTACAAC GTAACTGAACAGGACAAAGATCTGCTTGCTGCCATAATGGACGTCTTACGAGAAGATTCCAAAAGGGAGAAAT ACACCGAGAAAGGCTGCCATGTCCTGCATGTCCTGTCCAGCGTGAGGCAGCGCTACAGCCGGAACCTCAGCAGAGAAGCACTGCAGGTCGCGCTCAGGCTCTTAGAATGCAATAGTGACATCATCAGCACCACGGACTCGCACTACACCGTCCTGTAG
- the stn1 gene encoding CST complex subunit STN1 isoform X1, producing the protein MSDKGDAEEEPPHLLWGLDPVFKAFARLYVKDILQMRQSRQVPGIYFYKTHPVFQVDVLGTVVYRREREDFCCYGVDDSTGVINCLCWKDEKWRDFGDSVKGRGGGVFDAEEQLRKLREAQRSRMELDIGDVLRVRGTVKTSRQQREIMASCFYKVSDPVMAVQISRMLEMPSLYRDCYDRPFSVPPHQAGTAAAAEPGGLSDFQLLLGRAGRILKEFLREKEVARFRPYDVEYLLHPLLPRPAATPSVGQELPSAAPPFATQVWNLLKDSLKILQDEGEIFRKVLSPDEVYNVTEQDKDLLAAIMDVLREDSKREKYTEKGCHVLHVLSSVRQRYSRNLSREALQVALRLLECNSDIISTTDSHYTVL; encoded by the exons ATGTCTGATAAAGGTGATGCTGAAGAAGAACCTCCCCACCTGCTCTGGGGGCTGGACCCCGTCTTTAAAGCCTTTGCCAGGCTTTATGTTAAGGACATACTACAGATGAGACAGTCACGACAAGTTCCAg GGATCTATTTCTATAAGACCCATCCAGTGTTCCAGGTGGATGTGCTAGGTACTGTTGTATACAGACGGGAGAGAGAAGACTTCTGCTGCTATGGAG TGGATGACAGTACTGGAGTCATCAACTGCTTGTGCTGGAAAGATGAAAAGTGGAGAGATTTTGGAGACTCAGTTAAGG GACGAGGAGGCGGAGTCTTTGACGCAGAGGAGCAGCTGAGGAAGCTGCGGGAGGCCCAGAGGAGCAGGATGGAACTGGACATTGGAGACGTGCTCCGAGTGCGTGGCACCGTCAAAACCTCCCGCCAGCAGAGGGAGATCATGGCCTCCTGCTTTT ATAAAGTGAGCGACCCGGTGATGGCTGTCCAGATTTCGCGCATGCTGGAGATGCCCAGCCTCTACAGGGACTGCTATGACAGGCCTTTCTCGGTTCCTCCCCATCAGGCCGGCACCGCCGCTGCTGCTGA GCCTGGTGGGCTCTCTGACTTCCAGTTGCTGCTGGGCCGGGCGGGTCGCATCCTGAAGGAGTTCCTGCGAGAGAAGGAGGTGGCCAGATTTCGGCCCTACGACGTGGAGTACCTCCTCCACCCCTTGCTCCCGCGGCCTGCTGCGACCCCGTCAGTGGGCCAG GAGTTGCCTTCTGCTGCACCGCCGTTTGCCACGCAGGTCTGGAACCTTCTCAAAGATTCGCTGAAGATTCTCCAGGACGAAGGGGAGATATTCCGTAAAGTGCTGTCCCCAGATGAGGTTTACAAC GTAACTGAACAGGACAAAGATCTGCTTGCTGCCATAATGGACGTCTTACGAGAAGATTCCAAAAGGGAGAAAT ACACCGAGAAAGGCTGCCATGTCCTGCATGTCCTGTCCAGCGTGAGGCAGCGCTACAGCCGGAACCTCAGCAGAGAAGCACTGCAGGTCGCGCTCAGGCTCTTAGAATGCAATAGTGACATCATCAGCACCACGGACTCGCACTACACCGTCCTGTAG